The sequence below is a genomic window from Halanaerobiales bacterium.
CATGGATACTTCTATCTATTTCCTTAAGATCAACCTTATTTTCACTCATAAAATTTACCTCCTAACAATAGCTACATTCTTCCTGTTCCTTTTTTAATTTTTCATAGCCATTTTCTTCTATATCTTTTGCCAATTCCATAGTACCCGATTTAACTATTTTTCCATCAATTATTACATGAACATAATCTACATCTATATAATCTAAAATTCGATTATGGTGAGTAATAATCATTATTCCATTTTCATCTGAAGCCAATTTTTGAATACCAGTTGCAACTGTTTTAACTGCATCAACATCTAAACCAGAGTCAGTTTCATCTAATATTGCCAGCTTGGGATCTAAAACAGCCATCTGCAAAATTTCATTTTTCTTTTTTTCTCCTCCAGAAAAACCTTTATTTAAATATCTATCTGCATATTCTTTATCTATATCAAGTAATTCCATTTTTTCTTCTAGTAAAAATTTA
It includes:
- a CDS encoding ABC transporter ATP-binding protein; protein product: KFLLEEKMELLDIDKEYADRYLNKGFSGGEKKKNEILQMAVLDPKLAILDETDSGLDVDAVKTVATGIQKLASDENGIMIITHHNRILDYIDVDYVHVIIDGKIVKSGTMELAKDIEENGYEKLKKEQEECSYC